A single region of the Oncorhynchus gorbuscha isolate QuinsamMale2020 ecotype Even-year unplaced genomic scaffold, OgorEven_v1.0 Un_scaffold_4977, whole genome shotgun sequence genome encodes:
- the LOC124028897 gene encoding sialoadhesin-like gives MALRTAGSVLVVFLWSVTVVLGQDGWSVTYTTQSICALKGSTVDLFCSYTYPSGHKVTTTFWFTEIVNLRDDPDNKGRVTYRSDRMNGHTLKITDLRESDSAEYKFTFITDQTGEKYTGDPGVTLSVTDLQVKVTTTWWSTTLTCSTTCTLTGNPTYIWYRNSKIVQEFSPSYTFYFKTEDSFYCAVKGINSPAVYGPKKTSVSVSPSGEIVEGSSVTLTCSSDANPPVDKYTWYKKNVTSPKASGQSYSITNIISEDRGEYYCEAQNTIASKNSIAQMIIVAGKQTSVLTAAVGITVFILVLILFLPCFMWFRRSTAGSDVTADTQSVHPDPNRDTYTALNMKTRSPEYDTLANVRDSSSDTVPQIDAEPSDYDNCREPPQNLD, from the exons ATGGCCTTGAGAACAGCAGGAAGTGTGTTGGTGGTCTTTCTCTGGTCTGTGACAG TGGTACTGGGTCAGGATGGCTGGAGTGTTACATACACCACTCAGAGTATCTGTGCCTTGAAGGGGTCAACAGTGGATCTGTTCTGCTCTTACACATATCCCAGTGGTCATAAAGTCACAACAACCTTCTGGTTCACTGAAATTGTAAATCTGAGAGACGACCCAGACAACAAAGGTCGTGTGACGTACCGTAGTGATAGGATGAATGGCCACACCCTCAAAAtcacagacctgagagagagTGACTCAGCTGAGTACAAGTTCACATTTATAACAGATCAGACTGGAGAGAAATATACTGGTGATCCTGGAGTCACtttgtctgttacag ACCTGCAGGTGAAGGTGACCACTACATGGTGGTCAACTACACTGACCTGTAGCACCACCTGTACTCTGACTGGTAACCCCACCTACATCTGGTACAGGAACAGTAAGATTGTACAAGAGTTCTCCCCCTCGTACACATTCTACTTTAAAACTGAAGACAGCTTCTACTGTGCTGTAAAAGGCATCAATTCTCctgcagtgt ATGGACCAAAGAAAACCTcagtgtcagtcagtccctctggtgaAATAGTGGAGGGCAGTTCAGTGACTCTGACCTGCAGCAGTGATGCCAACCCACCTGTGGACAAATACACCTGGTACAAGAAGAACGTAACCTCACCAAAAGCATCAGGACAGAGTTACAGCATCACTAACATCATCtctgaggacagaggagaataTTACTGTGAGGCCCAGAATACAATAGCTTCTAAGAACTCTATAGCTCAGATGATCATTGTAGCAG GGAAACAGACCTCAGTTCTGACTGCAGCTGTAGGAATCACAGTGTTTATTCTGGTTCTCATCCTCTTTCTCCCTTGCTTCATGTGGTTCAG GAGATCCAcagcaggaagtgatgtcacagcAGACACACAG AGTGTCCATCCTGATCCTAACAGGGACACGTACACAGCTCTGAACATGAAGACCAGGTCACCAGAGTACGACACCCTGGCA AATGTGAGGGACTCCTCTAGTGACACAGTCCCTCAGATAGATGCTGAGCCCTCAGATTATGACAACTGtagagaaccaccacagaacctggactga